Part of the Sorghum bicolor cultivar BTx623 chromosome 1, Sorghum_bicolor_NCBIv3, whole genome shotgun sequence genome, acaaaATTAAAACGACCCACAATTTACTATTACAATTTGATTGGGCATTTCAGCTGAAGAATGGAGTAGGTGGAATATTTTTGGGCATGTTCCAATTATATGAATAGTCTGGCAAATTGCTTTCAGACATTAGTTAAGAATTATGAGGATCTTCAATCTGTTACAATTTTTCTAGGTTTCAAAGTTTTTAGTGGAAAAAGGTAGTACAAACACACTTCATGGTCAAGTTACAATCGGAACCCTTATACTTCAGGTGAGGACTCCCATCCAATTCTTTCATATATTTTCTCATCTATTGTTATTATCTGGGGAAAAATATTGATTCTGTTTGAGAAACTGTTAGTTGGAATCTTTAGCTCATGTAATAGGGTAAACCTATCTCTTATTTGGATATTAGATTATTCTGTCTATCGTGCTATAGAGCTTAAGAAAATACATGGAAGGCAAACTTAACATTTAGTACATGGCCAAGTTAACTAGTATTTGAGTGGTGAAAGAAATTGTACTTAACGTTTCTTGGTATGGTCAGATCCCTTTACGGGAAGCAGGTTCTATGGGCTAGTGTGAACTGCTGGCGGTTAAGATTCAGTGATGTCATTTGTGTTTTGTCTCCCTTACTCCAGGATTGTGCAGTGGGCTTGCTGTTTGCTCTCCTTCCTGTTCTTGGAGGTGCTAGTGGCATTTTCGGAGGAGTGATGTCAATGGCGAAACTGTAAGAATATTACCATGTCATAAAAATATGTGACTGCTTTTATTGTCTTGAGTCATGTCATGAAATGTTTTACATGTGCAGGTTGCTTGTGTTATCCATATTTGTAGCTGTTACGTATATGATGACATGGTCAATTGTTCCTCGATTCTTAAAACTGATGATTCAGTTATCTTCACAGGTTAGGCCAATTGTGATGTTCCACTTTTTTCTAGGTCTGAGTTTGGCTTTTCTTTGCATAGATCCTTAATGATGCTTTTGACAACTTGGTGCTGCATTACTTTTTTACTTATATTCCTTAAGTCACATGAGGCAGGGTGGTTATCTTTTCTTTTCACTCTTTTGTGGAAGAGGTTATTATAAAGATAATTATTTGGAAAATCACTTTGTCTCCCCTCTGGCTTGTTACAAGAAATGCATGTCCTTTATGCTTTGTAAAACCTTtttgtttttagaaaaaaaaaacttggctAAATGTCATATATGTTATTTACAGTTTGGTGAGCACATTCTGGGTATGCAAAGCATAAAATGAAACTAGACTTGTTTGCATATTATTTCGTTATTTCACAAATGAGATAAAATGGGTGATACGTTTTCTCCAAGCTATATGTCCTCCATATGATGTCCTGCTGAACATTTTCAGATGTACCTGCCTTTTTCCCCCTCACTTCTAACGCTCTTTTAAAATATATATGCAGACAAATGAACTCTACCAACTGGCCTCCGTTGCATTTTGCTTGCTTCTAGCCTGGGTAATTTTTTTCTTGTTTCATTTATTAAAGTATATTCTGTTATTGCTCAGTATGACTTTTGAGGTATATGAGTGCAATGTGACACATGGCAATAGTGTCAAATGCTTGCCTGTGCACTGGTATAGCATAGTGTATTCTCATGAAGTATGAGATGGCAATGATTTCTTCACTTAGAGTATCTTCTATACTGATGTTGTTATCACAATTTTGGTAGTTGTTCATATTTGGCACTGAGACAACTGAAGTCAGGAATTGAATAATGACCGCAGCATTGTGAGAGCTAAGAATaaataattagttttattttttcctGTATGAAGGAATTGGTTCATTATGCATGAGACAACTATAGAGATAAAACCCATGCTAGTTTAGGGTGAATCTGACATGAGAGGGGCAACTGTTAGTATAatgcttttattttatttcatttttctcttgagATATTTCAAAGTTCCATTAGCATCCATACAACTATAACATTAACCATGTAGACTGAcattgaaattttgtatttggcagtGCAGTGACTATTGTGGATTGAGTCTTGAATTGGGGTCATTCCTTGCTGGCGTTATGATATCAACCACAGATTTTGCTCATCATACTATGGAGCAGGTGCTATTCTGAATCCAGTTCACACTGTACTTTGGTGTCACTAGTTGACATTAATAGGAGTTAGGCTGCTTTGGCAGGAATACACTTATATGATATAACTTTGCTTGATCTCAGTTTAGCATGCTTTAATGACATTTCATTTTAGTAAAGCTGAACTCTCTCTATAGATAACTAACTTTCCTTTATTTTAAGGTCGAACCCATTCGCAATCTATTTGCAGCGCTCTTCCTTGCAAGCATTGGAATGCTCATACATGTTAAGTTCTTGTGGAATCATGTTGACATATTACTTGCAGCTGTTATACTGGTTATAATAGTAAAGAGCATTGTTGTAACTATTGTTGTAAAGGCATTTGGATACAGCATCAGAACAGCTTTTGTTGTAAGTATCTTCCGTTGGTGGTTCTCCATCAGTTTTTCACCAATCTTGAAATGTATACTCACACTTCTTATTTGGTCAAGGTTGGGCTGTCCTTAGCTCAGATAGGAGAGTTTGCTTTTGTGCTTTTGAGCCGTGCCTCCCATCTCCATCTTGTTGGGGTAAATTAACCTATCTCTTTCATGTGTTTCTTTTAAACATATGTTCATATTTTAGAACAGCAACTACAGATTGACACACATTCATGGTTACAGTTTCTTAACTGTTTAAAATTATTTTTCAGGGGAAAATGTATCTACTATTACTGGGAACAACTGCCCTTAGCTTGGTAATTACCTTTTTTGTCTTATATTGTGGGCCTTAGCTGTTAGGTATACATCTCCCACTTTTGTGTTCATTGTTGCAGGTAACAACTCCTCTCATTTTCAAACTAATTCCTGTGGTAATGCACCTTGGCATCCTTATGCGTTGGTTCCCCTCGGAAAACAGTATGCAGAGTGAGGTATCCTTTACTACCTCTTTGCTGATTTTTTTTCAAAGCTTGACTTATGGACATTGTTGGCTGGAGTGGTAAAGGCGTAATGCCTGTGTTCAAATTTCATGATCTAGACTAGAATCTTTGACATGTTAGGTTTTGAAGAAGTGTCAAAGACAAACTACTTAGTGAAATATCACAtttgtgtttttattttgtTAATCAGTTGAGGTACCTTATAGTACGCCATCCCAGTTCTTTTTCATATGTACACTTGAATCTGAAAATAGAAGTTTTGTTCTTCAATGACAACTGGGATCACTCTTAATGGCTAATTATCAGTATATATAAATCTTTAAACAGTAGAGCCAACCCCATTTGTTCACTTGGTATTATATTAGTTATTAATATTCTTTTATAACTCCATACCTGATCATATTTCAGCTTCCATTACAGGATAAAGCGGTTATGCTTGAAGCTCACAACAGATCACTCTAATTGCCTAGCTACAACATTCTTTTGACTGACAGTGATTTATTTGTGCATCGACTCTTTGCACATGCCATGAAAACATTGGAGAAACAATTACACACCAAATCCCCTTTTGCGGCGATATGGGAACACGAAGGGATGGGCAAAGTTAACAGCTTGGCCAGCCGTGGGGCTCTCCGTATAGCATTCTTTTGATTGGAATTTTGAGTTGTACATACTGTACATGTCGTCAAGGTAGCATACAAGGGATCTGTCCATATGAGGAAGGCGCCAATGGGCCTTGGTTTTGTATCATTGTTGCCAACTCAATCAGTCTAGGAAGCTAGGTAGGGATTTTGGTACCTTGTGCTCAAATGTACAATTATTGTCAGAGGATGACGGGAAAGTTGTATGTTATGTATTTGCTCTGTTCTTGTGACGACCAATTGACCATGGACACATGAACACATCCTTCACGCTATGGTAACGTGGTGTTCACCATATCGATTATTAATATATGTTTGTACTGCCATTTGTGTGGTGAACATTGTTTGCTGGAGGACAGCTTGTCCGCATCGTCCTTTGGGCGTGTACCCATCGGTCAAgggcaagctcaaggactgGAGGGGGTGGTTGCCATGACTCTGGATGTATGATATCTGAACCTGGGTAATGCTGGCTCGTGATCCAAAGTTGGTGCGGCCATTAAACCGACTTGGTCTAGCTGGAGAACAACTGGCTTGAGGTAATGGTATTTTGACGCTTTGTGGTTGCTTCGGTTCAGCGGGTGCTGCCGGACACACATGCACAGCGAGCGTGCCTGGCCTTTTTGCTGCTGGGAGCTATTGCCAGGGGCCCAGGAGTTAAAGGGCGGCCATGGTGCGATCTGATATGCGACACCGACGCGTGATAAGGTCGGAGGTTCAAGCCCGCCCTCGAGCTCCTAGCGATTTGGGCATGTCATTACACAGTTCCATGTTGTTCAAGCCCTCCGCCCTCGTCCTAGCGATTTGGGCATGTCACTAAACAGTTCCATGTTTTTTATTTCAACTGTTTTTTTTGGCATGGATTCATTTCCTCTGAATTAGCTCATATTTTTTATTTCACTGAACTATTTCTTTTGGCATGTCCCTAAACAGTTCCATTTCCTATGAATTAGCTCTACCTTTTAAGCATAGAGTTATTGCCTTCTTTTGTATTTCACCAAACAGTTCCTTTTTTATTTCATCAAACGGTCCCATTGTTTTTATGTATCTCCATCTCGAGAGATTAGCTCCACCTTTTATGCATGGTCTTTGACATGGTGTAATAAAAGTTCACTAGTTTCACATGAACACTAATACATGGTGTAACAAAAGTTCACTAGTTTCGCATGAACTCTAATACATGGTCTTTGAGATGGTGTGACAAAAGACCACTAGTTTCACATTCAATACCTACTACCTCCATAACAATGGAACATTTCTTTCAAATCTTGTACTAAGAAAAATGCAGTGTCTCTTGCACACCGTTTAATTTCAAAAAAGAAAGATTTTCACGAGAAGACGGTAGAACACCAGTCGCCCGACAGCGAGGCTTTCTACTTGCGAACACGCCACTTTGCCATGCTTCCTCCATTATGGTCTCACATGCATTCTGTACCGTTTGGCCATGTGCAGCTAAGAACACACGATgaagagcttcttcatgagctccTGAAACATCAGACAGAGCAAGACCAGGGACAAAGCACTGTCATTAGCGTTTAGCGAGAGCAGTTGTGGTGTCTGCATCACACACTGacaataatataataataataacaacttCTGCTTGCCAATGAGAAGATGCATCCGTGGCTTGCCTGTTGCTTCAACGGCAAATGCAGATGTAATGGGCCCCATTCCCACAACAATATGATATGAATTTGTCTGAATATGCTGTAGTGATG contains:
- the LOC8061446 gene encoding K(+) efflux antiporter 5 isoform X1, giving the protein MAPAVAAAGSSPRRWLAAAVIALACALAPAAARPDKEMREKFYGTLVTNGTHNATGDGSIAEMFGRVLDKEFSDSDTPDAPDKSSFNNSVSDHQAVLETVAVITHDKKKNDSQHTNSPKSFQIGDMFGGQDENSDDLETVIDKEDNVFVMSNRKTKYPTLQLDLRLIKDLVIIIVSATGGGIIFSCMGQPVIVGYLLAGSLVGPGGLNFINEMVQVETFAQFGVVFLLFALGLEFSLTKLKAVGPVAVLGGLLQIALFMFLCGLTAALCGAKSSEGVFVGAFLSMSSTAVVSKFLVEKGSTNTLHGQVTIGTLILQDCAVGLLFALLPVLGGASGIFGGVMSMAKLLLVLSIFVAVTYMMTWSIVPRFLKLMIQLSSQTNELYQLASVAFCLLLAWCSDYCGLSLELGSFLAGVMISTTDFAHHTMEQVEPIRNLFAALFLASIGMLIHVKFLWNHVDILLAAVILVIIVKSIVVTIVVKAFGYSIRTAFVVGLSLAQIGEFAFVLLSRASHLHLVGGKMYLLLLGTTALSLVTTPLIFKLIPVVMHLGILMRWFPSENSMQSELPLQDKAVMLEAHNRSL